Sequence from the Mauremys mutica isolate MM-2020 ecotype Southern chromosome 2, ASM2049712v1, whole genome shotgun sequence genome:
AACTGAGACCTGGCCCGCCAAGGGGCGGGAGCTGCTCAACATTTCCGTCAGGTGCTTGATCTGCAGGTCGtgtgcagcctgcccagcaatgagagagtcaagggtggatcttgttagctgctcagagcctggtgCCTCTGGGGCAACCTGGTGCCATTGGGTTCTGGGAAGatctgccctgctctcacctGCTTGTGCCCCTGGCCGCAGGCAGGAGCCTTCTCCCAAGAGAACCTTCCTCTCCATGTGCAGCTCCGgcttctcttcagtccctttgGTGCCGCTCACACTGGTAAGGGGCTTTCTCAACTCGCTCCTATAAATCTGGAGTGTCGCTGCGAGTGTCTTCTCTGCTACTGTGGTTCCTGGAGGTGGCGATGTCAGACCCACCCCTGCTGGCAGAGTGCAGTGCTGTGGGTTACTCTGCTTTCCTGCCGCACCATCATTCCTGCCCGTCTCCATGGTGGTATCTTCCACTGGCATTAGAGGACGTGTGGAAGAAGAGGAGCTTGTGCTTCGCCTCCCCATCTGCAGGAAATCGGTCTCCATCTCACTGAACTCCACACGGGCTCCCCTGGCTGGGACGGCATGAGGCAGCTTTGCCAGGGGCTCTGGGTCCAGGGTGAGCAGCCCTCTCTGCATGACCAGATGCTGATGCCTTATGtggagttggatggggtgggcagGCTGTTGTCCCATCGTTGGGAATGCCGCTGTCCTGTGCTTGCCTGGCTCCCTAGGGGGGTGGAGTGGCCCAGGCAGGGCAGTCTCTCTCCGGAGGGGAGCATCTCTGTGCGACTCTCGCACCATCTTAGGAAAGGCCTTCATTTGGATCTGCCAGCATTTCTGAGCCACGTGATCCTGCAGCTTGACCACCGCTGTGGGCACAAGCCTGGCCAGGATGGCATCAGGGGATGCCATGATCCTATGGgccttttggggaaggggtccccaGGGGCAGACACATGGCTCCTGGATCTCCTGTGCACGCTGAGAGCTGGTGTTGAATCTGAGGGGCTCCGGGACCTTTGCTGGAAATCCACATTTGGGCGGATCTGTGTCTACTTCCAATTGATGATTGGCGTCCCGCTTACCCAGCAATGGCTCCCCCGGGATGGGGGTTTGTGGAGCCCCCAGTCGCCTCTGCAGATGCTTCTGCTGGATGTTGAAGTCTGAGCTATGGACTGAAGTCTGGTCCAGACCCatggtctgctctccccggtctcgtctgcagtgggcaggaggcctggagaGAGGCTGGGCTTGGATGGGATGAGTGGATCCTTCCCAGCTCGCGAAGGGCATGATCTCCCCTGTGTGGCAGAGGGGCTCCGACTTAATGATGGAGGCTTCTCTCAGGGAAAAGGAGCTTTGACTCCAGAGGGCAGAGGTGGTGGATTCCCTAAAGGAGTAGGAGAACTGGCTCGTGGCAGATGTCGACACACTCGGCCTGTGGGAGAGAGCAAACAGGGACAGATGGGACATGGCCCTgctgagcaaaggcagggcttgggcacagCCTTCCAACAGTAGTGCAATGGGGCAGTGCCTAGGCATGCATTGCACACCACAGTCTGACACAAGGACATCAACTGGGTAACGAAGGACTGAGAGGGGGAGCCGGCACTCATTTTATCTAGAACGATAACCCCTTCGTCACACGcacatgtgcagcacctagcacaatggggccttgagcaTGATTGGGGACCCAGTGCTATTTTAACAGAAAGATTAGCTAACAACAATTGCTTTGGGTGAGGAAGATGTGAGCATGTGTGTGCAACCCTTggcagaggaggttgtgaaggccaaggatactgggctagatgaacctttggtctgacccagtctggctgttcttatgttcttacattctaaCCCACTGGAAAACTGTCCTCTTCTAATGGCTGACACTAGAGGGTAACAACCTACTATTGCTCCCAGTTAATGGAGTTTCTTTGGTGGTGGAGGACTGTGCTATGGCCCTAAAAGTCCTGGGTTTGAACCCAGCTGATGACTCATGTTTGGGGTGTATCACGTGGTgtcccactcactgcttgtctggagcctactctggggattagctctcgaGGCCAATGCCCCTTCCAATTGTCGCATGTGGTCACATCATCTCTCTCTCATTCCGGGAACTGCAGTGTCCTCTTCTTGGCTAGGCCACTCAGCGTTTCCCCCTCTTCCAGGGTACAGTCCTTCAATTGCCTGTCACTCCCACAGTGACCCAGACAGTCCTCCTGTTCGCTGCCCCGCCGGTCTGGGCTGTGCCCTCggtggctggtagggaaacctggGCCCACACTTCACACCGGGCTCCAGGccagggaccctcaacccagcagttctgggctttcctctcccagcctggactgcttcctactactcctggttcccctccttgctctgggtgcaccagctccaaacactcccccctcctcccagggaggggctgccctTTCCCAGACGCAGCCCCTGTctcttgccagcttcctggctttataggccccgcctattcctgcccagctgagcctgcttggaatcaattccctgctccctggctcttcctccaggtgcaccctgtggaggtcatgggcctgcctggccacctgagccccttccagtcctaggtggggtggacaccccctcACAGCGTGTCATTGGATCGCTTTTTCTTTCAAACACAGCACGGGCAGGTTCTAGACAGTCGCCTGCTGGCAGATATTGCCGTACAGAAGGATTTGATCCTACTCACAACCCCAACTTGTAGTCTCTGCATTTAATTTCTGATAATCCCtcacctcactttcactggtatCTCACCTGTTATTTTAGGATGCTGGCGTGTCTggttttccctgctccctcctctctacattcattatcccctcccacccagcccccagtctgGTGCCCCCCGCTCAGTTGCCTTACGGTATCAGAACTGCATCCAGGTGTCTGCCCACGTCCTGTTGCCTCCTCTCAACGAGCCTGAGGCTGTGAGCCAAGGGGAGCTTCTCcgggggcacagggcagctgtggaacagagagagcagatagctgagtgcaggccctgccctcaggccCTCTTTTACCCAGAGGGGTGGCACCGAAAGGCTCCCTGTCCCATTCTCCactgaggcagcctcctcccctgcaataCCCGGGCCTTGGAAGTTCTGGTTTGGGGTTAGCTGGATTGTTAAGTGATCCCTGTCCagtgctgaggaggtgagtgtCTATCCTGCTGGCTGCATGTGTGTCATGTCCCTCCCACAGAAGCTAATCAACGtataggataacagcctactctaGCTACCAACTATGCAGCTACTTCTTTAGCTCTAAGGGGTGctttatgctgcagagctgaaggtcCAGGATTCAAATCCTACTTGGAACCTATGCTGGGGGACTGGAGGAGGGGCCATTACCCAAGTGCTGCTGGATCCCCTACTCACCGTACCAGAAAGGCCAGCCTTCCTCCTGACCTCTCCATCTCACCACCCCGGGGTGCAcggggctgctcccagaaaacattttctccccctcttgggaggggaggatggtccAGTCCAGTCGACacaatctccctcccccccactgccccgggtTAAAGGAGCCGTATGACACTtgaagaagggaatgacccactgTACGAGGCGTGGGGGTGGATTAGAGATGGCAACTTCTGCAGGGTGGGAATGAATTGCATGAGTCTAAAGGAGAACAGTTGCCTGCGTGGTACAttggtcggggcaggggagggattactCGGGCTACTGCCCCTGGGTGGGGATGAATTGCATGGCGCTAAAGGAGGGGACTGACCCACTGCAGATTCATGGAGGGGGGCATTGCTTACCACGTCTCTAGGGATGCACCAGCCTCCTCCACCTCTTGTACACAGCGTCCAAAAGCTGCCAGAAGTGAGACATAAAGGAGACATTGAGCTGCTTGGGCACCCTCTGCTTCCTAGCAGCCTATTGCCCCAGATTTCAGAGGCAGCCTGTGAACGGAGCCCCAGCCTGTGCCTCTGCATGGCTCTGGGCACGACTGCACcttcgcaggaagaggggaggcaggtgggggaataGACCCTATTTCTCTGCTTTGCATGGGGCCTGAGTCTACCACCccagctgtggggtgaggggctgctTACCTTTCGGTTTCTTTTTTGTCTTTCTGGGCCTCCTCTTCCTCGGAGAagcctgccacacacagagaaagcagcagggttAGAAGAGAACTCCTCAATAAACCTGGGAGAACAATGAGCCAGAGGTGATTGCCATGTGGGGCCAGAGGGAAATTTTTCCTTCTGGCAGAGTATTGCACTCTGAGGCATCATGGGTAGGCATTGTGCTTTCCTATGATGCAGCCAATATAGGGCACAAAACACAACCCATAACAGGGATCACTGGAACCCTCCAGGGGTTGGAGAaacagagaagaatgaggggggatttgatagctgctttcaactacctgaaagggggttcccaagaggatggatctagacttttcTGAGTGGTAGcaaatgacagaagaaggagtaatggtctcaagttgcagtggggaagttttaggttggatattaggaaaaactttttcactaggagggtggtgaaacactggaatgggttacctagggaggtggtggaatctccttccttagaggtttttaagggcaggcttgacaaagccctggctgggatgatttagttgggaattagtcctgctttgagcaggggcttggactagatacctcctgaggtcccttccaaccctgatattctatggattctatgattccatgaggtgacatgatcacatgaccctgcagtgtcaaagcagcatcccaggaaacttctcaggaaggaggaagattagtatcttcaaagtcctatggtccttcctaatggcccatccaggctgattgcctactgttTGGGAGCATTCCCCTGGTGCAAGcacttttgtaattgatacagagcccatatttctaacttcaagtgatttgtaacccaaccccagccaaaatctatcacttgggcaacacagctctgttttctggatacctaggtagattaggtgtgaatgtaaatacattctggtcctgaagcctttcccatatttctaacttcagatacagaaatgatacatccatCCAAATAGGATAATcccattcagtaaatcagaacctttccaatgatatctcacatgacccattttgcataaaacataccttagttatgccatattcctagaacaatatttctatgaagaatatggggcataatgTCACAGGGGtgaagaagcatgtggacaagggcgatCCGGTGTAGAGAGTgtacctgaactttcagaaagcctttaacaagatcCCTtatcaaaggttcttaagcaaagtaagttgtcatgggataagagggaaggtcttcacatggaccactaactggtttaaagataggaaaccaaaggtaggaataaatggtgtgaaaatgcattttgtttgaatgggccccatTTGCCAAACAAACTCTCCAGAACTCTCTGCATGACCATTCTGCCAATCTTCGTGTCATCAGCACATTTTTATCAGCAGCAATTTTGTATTTActtccaagtcattgaaaaatattgaatagcatcagacctagtactgatccctgcagagccccattagAAACACCCACATTCGATGAGCCCtttgacaattactttttgagatctgtcagttagccattaGCCTGTTCTCAAACCCTTTAACCTGTGCTCCattgatattgtatagtgctaatttttaatccaaatgtcctGCGGTTCTTGGATgcctaaacaggggaatctcaagttggaggagagaggttattttacctctgtatttggcactggtgcaaccactgctgcaatcctgtgtccagttcaggtGTCTAACATTCAGCAGGGATGTTGATAATTTacagaaggttcagagaagagccataagaatgattaaaggattagaaaacatgccttatagtgatagagtttaggagctcagtcaatgtcgcttaaagaggttaagggtggtttgaggaaaagtctataaatacctacatggggaagaaatcattacaaatgggctcttcaatctagcagagaaaggtctcacatggtccaatggctggaagttgaaactagacacattcagactggacaGAAGGtgtccatttttaacagtgagaggaattaaccaatggaacaatttaccaagttcACGGTGgactgattctccatcactggcaattttttaaatcaagattggacattttcATTCAAGGTATGCACTAGGCatgattgtggggaagttctttggcctgtgctagacaggagggtcagactagaagatcacaatgggcccatcttgccttggaatctgtgaaaaacaacaccttacaaaagtctaagtttGTCACATATATGTTTGACCTGGcccattttccataaaacattgttaACCTGCTTTGAATATATTcctgtcctttaattctttattgattgaatCCCATATCAGTTTGTCCATTATTTCAGGCTAAGTAGCCTATAAGAAGCCAGGCCAACCCCCCGTAGCTTTTTGAATATTGACAAAACATTAGCAcacttccagccttctggaattccctcaggaatcctACATTGGTTAAAAAATTAATGTCCGTGGGCCAATAACCTCCTGAGCCAGCTCTTTGAGGACTCTTGGGTGGAGATGATCCGATCCTGCTGATTGAAAACTACTTATGTTTGGTTCCTGCATTCAGCTGGCATCAATCCAGCCTTTCCATCTCTCAAGGAGTctcacttacctcagatctgGCAAGCCTGATCACAGCATAATACACAAGAAAGAGCAGCAGGATCCTTAGGCAGGAGGCAGAGTTGAGAAAGAGGAGGAGTGATCTCATTTTGccgggctcaggcactaagaaTCACAGAtacactcaaagcagcaccaagtacccaggctacacctgagggcaggttgctgctctggcatCAGGCAGGCGCTGATGTCATCCCTAGGTCACAATGAGGCTGCTCTCCTGTAATCTCCCTCTAGCCTGTGAGGTGTCAATGCTGTACTTAGATCAGGAGATAGGATGGGGCAATCGCCCaagggggctgagctgctgagctcagaataaggcaggagagagggcatcTGGTTTCCCAGGAAAACCCTGGGTCTTTTCCGAGCTCTATGACTCTCAAGACCCTAGGCAAAGGACATTTTTTCCCTACTTGTGGGAACTCCTAAAACCCCTGTGACTGAGGCAGAATCTCCCAGCCTGAAGTGAGAAGCAGCCCTGAAGTGATTATCTAGTGCTACGAGAGCACAAAAACGTTCACGGTATCGCCAGCCCAAGCATTCCAAACCCTTGAGCTGGGTcccaccaaaatcatgagattggcttccaaataatgagattttcaaaaaacaTTCATTTGGGGAACTcttaatttgccttctggtgtctgagcTGCTAGGGTG
This genomic interval carries:
- the LOC123365312 gene encoding uncharacterized protein LOC123365312; the protein is MERSGGRLAFLVRCPVPPEKLPLAHSLRLVERRQQDVGRHLDAVLIPPSVSTSATSQFSYSFRESTTSALWSQSSFSLREASIIKSEPLCHTGEIMPFASWEGSTHPIQAQPLSRPPAHCRRDRGEQTMGLDQTSVHSSDFNIQQKHLQRRLGAPQTPIPGEPLLGKRDANHQLEVDTDPPKCGFPAKVPEPLRFNTSSQRAQEIQEPCVCPWGPLPQKAHRIMASPDAILARLVPTAVVKLQDHVAQKCWQIQMKAFPKMVRESHRDAPLRRETALPGPLHPPREPGKHRTAAFPTMGQQPAHPIQLHIRHQHLVMQRGLLTLDPEPLAKLPHAVPARGARVEFSEMETDFLQMGRRSTSSSSSTRPLMPVEDTTMETGRNDGAAGKQSNPQHCTLPAGVGLTSPPPGTTVAEKTLAATLQIYRSELRKPLTSVSGTKGTEEKPELHMERKVLLGEGSCLRPGAQAGESRADLPRTQWHQVAPEAPGSEQLTRSTLDSLIAGQAAHDLQIKHLTEMLSSSRPLAGQVSVCQQCHKAYPGKRKGEKTPKETSAELHGVRDIMHSHGFNGTVNSKLSRDQPPIRVCEKCGKHRQKRPAGSAGADLPGRSHGIPQQWTPGDSSASSYHNKMPVLLLLPADKSKTQDGMGKRAPRKQPKMVSVATSTTGLSQAGEKASWSPDGSPSKSPKASRARTPSPSRSKVLQKMLMCLKQTFSKLQHKMKSQMSKDPRSRTPDTKFTKPPFWKARASKGVRFPSY